The genomic segment TTGTTATGTGGTGTTTTTCACTTTCTTTTCAATATATTTTGAGCTCATTATCCTGAGCATTCCCATATAATCTAACTTAAATTTAATCAAATCGCCAACCTGATATTTTTTTTTATTTTTGTCGAGGTCAACCACAATCATATCAGAACTTGCTCCTGCTAATTTTAAACTCTTATCAATTAATTCGAGATGGTTCCTTTCTACGTCAAGAAGTCCCAAATCAATAATTGCTCTATATGATTTTTCACCTATATTTGATCGGTCAAATTTATAACTTTCTCCTTCTACATTTGTTCCTATTTTACCCCTTGGAACAATTGGTTTTTCTATTAATTCGATTATTTCAGAATACAGACTAAATACATCAGAGTGCATTTTTTTAAATTTAGCATTATTATAGACGTCTGTTCCAAGAAATAATGTTTCACCTACCCTAAAATGATTAATCCCTTTTGGTAAAAGGTTTTGAAAAATCAACGGTATTGTTACGGACGAACCACCCGAAACGAATGGTATTTGCTTGTTAAATTTTGCTTCTATTAACTGTTCATATAAACTTAACTGAATTAATTTATCATGATTTGGGAGAACACCATACAAACAAGAAAGGTTTGCTCCAATTCCTACAACTTTAATATTTTCTAATTTAAAAACACTTTCATAAAAATCAATAAAGTCTGCGCCTAACACACCTTCTCGAAGCTCTCCCAACTCAATCATTATTATGATTTTATGAGTTTTATTTTGTTTTTGAGCTTCTTTTGATAAAAGTTTGATAGTTTCAATCTCCGTATTCACACTAATATCTGCATATTTAACTACACTTGA from the Candidatus Cloacimonadota bacterium genome contains:
- a CDS encoding alanine racemase → MAFVTLDIKKLKSNFDYLNTLFKKNGIAWSIVSKMLCGNKIYLTELLKFDINQICDSRVSNLKEIKSINPKIETIYIKPPAKRSISSVVKYADISVNTEIETIKLLSKEAQKQNKTHKIIIMIELGELREGVLGADFIDFYESVFKLENIKVVGIGANLSCLYGVLPNHDKLIQLSLYEQLIEAKFNKQIPFVSGGSSVTIPLIFQNLLPKGINHFRVGETLFLGTDVYNNAKFKKMHSDVFSLYSEIIELIEKPIVPRGKIGTNVEGESYKFDRSNIGEKSYRAIIDLGLLDVERNHLELIDKSLKLAGASSDMIVVDLDKNKKKYQVGDLIKFKLDYMGMLRIMSSKYIEKKVKNTT